A DNA window from Leishmania donovani BPK282A1 complete genome, chromosome 25 contains the following coding sequences:
- a CDS encoding gamma-tubulin has product MPREIITIQAGQCGNQVGSEFWRQLCLEHGIRLDGVVEPYAVGGEDRKDVFFYQADDDHYVPRALLVDLEPRVINAVQRGSMQKLFNSENIFIHKEGGGAGNNWSHGYELGDQVQETLFDMIEREAENSDSLEGFVLTHSIAGGTGSGMGSYLLENLNDKFPKKLIQTYSVFPNQSRGGESDVIVQPYNSLLAVKRLTLHADCVVVLDNTALNRIVTDNLHIASPTVEQMNGLVSTVMAASTATLRYPGYMNNDLMSMLASLIPTPRCHFVCTGYTPTTLDTSNIQSSVRKTSVHDVMRRLLMPKNMMVSTSMKSGCYISLLNLIQGDVDPAQVHRSLERIRERSPTFIPWGPASIQVILSKKSPYVDTRHRVSGLVMANHTSIHTLFHRTLKQFDMLFGRGVFLDQYRKYGPTKDNLDEFSDARDVVESLVAEYKACESSDYIRNF; this is encoded by the coding sequence ATGCCTCGCGAGATCATCACCATTCAAGCCGGCCAGTGCGGCAACCAGGTAGGCAGCGAGTTCTGgcggcagctctgcctcGAGCACGGCATCCGActcgacggcgtcgtggaGCCGtacgccgtcggcggtgaggaTCGCAAAGATGTTTTTTTCTATCAAGCCGACGACGACCACTACGTGCCGCGTGCGTTGCTCGTGGACCTTGAGCCGCGCGTGATcaacgcggtgcagcgcggctCGATGCAGAAGCTCTTCAACAGCGAGAACATCTTCATTCACAaggaaggcggtggcgccggcaacAACTGGTCTCACGGCTACGAGCTGGGCGACCAGGTGCAGGAGACGCTCTTCGACATGATCGAGCGAGAGGCCGAGAACAGCGACAGCCTCGAGGGATTCGTTCTTACTCACTCCATTGCAGGCGGTACGGGAAGCGGCATGGGCAGCTACCTGCTGGAGAACTTGAACGATAAGTTCCCAAAGAAGCTCATCCAGACGTACAGCGTCTTCCCGAACCAGTCGCGTGGCGGCGAGAGCGACGTCATTGTCCAGCCGTACAACAGCCTACTAGCCGTGAAGCGGCTCACGCTGCACGCCGACTGCGTTGTCGTCCTCGACAACACCGCACTGAACCGTATCGTCACCGACAACCTCCACATCGCCTCCCCCACGGTGGAACAGATGAACGGGCTCGTCAGCACCGTCATGGCcgcctcgacggcgacgctgcgctaCCCGGGCTACATGAACAACGACTTGATGAGCATGCTCGCCTCGCTCATCccgacgccgcggtgccACTTTGTGTGCACCGGATACACCCCGACCACCCTCGACACCTCGAACATTCAGTCCTCGGTGCGCAAGACGTCCGTGCACGACGTGATGCGTCGACTGCTGATGCCGAAGAACATGATGGTGTCGACATCCATGAAGAGCGGCTGCTACATCTCTCTCCTAAACCTCATCCAGGGTGACGTCGACCCGGCACAGGTGCACCGCTCCCTCGAGCGGATTCGCGAGCGGTCACCGACGTTCATTCCGTGGGGGCCGGCCTCAATCCAGGTCATCCTGTCAAAGAAGTCGCCGTACGTGGACACGCGGCACCGGGTGAGCGGCCTCGTAATGGCGAACCACACGAGCATCCACACCCTCTTTCACCGCACACTGAAGCAGTTTGACATGCTGTTCGGCCGCGGCGTCTTCCTCGATCAGTACCGAAAGTATGGGCCGACCAAGGACAACCTGGACGAGTTCAGCGACGCGAGGGACGTCGTGGAGAGTTTGGTGGCGGAGTACAAGGCGTGTGAGAGCTCCGACTACATCCGCAACTTCTGA